Below is a genomic region from Sinorhizobium meliloti.
GGCAAGAGCGCTCCGCGAGACCGGTCCTTGCGGAAGCCATGGGCACGCCGATCGTCGGTTCGCGCGGATGGTCGAGGTGCTTCCTGGCCGATTCCCGGCAGAATCAGTGCGCAGGGATTCGCGAGTCGGCAGGCACCTCGACACAGTGCGCGCTCGCCGAGGCAATGGGTTCAGCCAAGCATGTCATCAAGCAGCAAACTCAGGAACGTGACGGCGGTGGCGGGAATGGGAATCCGTTCGATGAACTGTTCGGACCCGGCGGCAGAGCCATTTGCCATTGAAATTTGAGTTATAGAGTGGTACATATGCCCATCGTTGGAGTGAACCTGTGATCGTAGGCTTTCGGGACGACTGGCTTCGGACCTTCTTTGTGGATGATGTCCGTTCCCGTAACATCCCGTACGATCTTGAAGCTCGGTTGTTCCGCAAGCTCCAGATGATTGACGATGCCGCAACCGACCAAGACTTGCGCGTGCCGCCCAGCAATCACTTCGAGAAGCTGCGCGGCAATCTGGCGGGGCTGCATTCGATCCGCGTCAACCAGCAATGGCGGCTGATCTTCCGCTGGGATGGGACGCGCGGAGAGGCCGACGGGATTTATCTGGACGATCACAGCTACCGATGAGAGCGAGGCGAACATGCTGACCACCAAGCGCAAGCCGGCGACTGTCGGCGAGATACTGACTGAAGAGTTCATGCGGCCGATGGGATTGACGCAGGGCGCGCTCGCCGAGGCGATGGGCGTCCAGCGCAAGCACGTCAACGAATTATGCGGCAACCGCAGGAACGTGACGGCGGCGACGGCGCTGATCCTCGCCCGCGTGTTCGGCAACAGCCCGGACTTCTGGCTCAATGTGCAGAGGCGCAACGATCTTTGGCTGGTGATGAATACGCCAAAGGAACGTGAGCGGATCGAGCGCGCGCGTCCGTTGGAGAATGCAGCCTGAGCACCGTCATGTGGACGAAATTGCGGGCGTCTCTGCATCTAGCAAGGAGATCAACATCTGCACCGTGCTGGCCGGGCAGAAGCTTGGAATCAAAGCAGTCGACGGAGCCTGCCCCGGACTTGATCCGGGGTATTGGCTCGTCAGCTTCATGCACGATGATCTGGGGTATATCGACCTGGAGCAGAGGACTTTGCAAACCATCGACAACCCGTTCGGCACGAGGTTGTCACCCATGTCTTAAGGACGAAGTGTTACCCATGTGTCCGGGTCGGACAGAATGGGCCGAAATAAAATGGCGGAGAAGAAGGGATTCGAACCCTCGATACCGTTTCCGGTATACTCCCTTAGCAGGGGAGCGCCTTCGACCACTCGGCCACCTCTCCGTTAGCGCCTGACTAGTGTCACGGCGTTTCCAATGCAAGATTTTTTTGTCGAATTTCAGGAAATCATCCGATTTTCATCCGCTTCGGGCCGCGGCGCCCCCCGAGTCATATGAGAACTAGGACCGCATCGGGCAATCGGGAAAGGTCTTGTCCGTCGCGCATGAAACGTCACAACGCCAAGTGCACTGACTTCTTCCGGGGGAATTCTTTCTCTGCGTCGATTCCGATTCCCATCCTTATGCGATAAGTTCCGCGGGCATTTCCGAACGGAGTACGGTTTTTCAAGATGTCCGCATTCTCACGCTTCACGCCACTCATCCAATCCCTGCCGGCCAGCGTTCCCTTTGTCGGCCCGGAAGCCCTCGAGCGTCAGCACGGCCGCAAGATTGCGGCACGCATCGGCGCCAATGAGAGCGGCTTCGGCCCGGCACCATCCGTGTTGCTCGCCATCCGCCAGGCGGCCGGCGACACCTGGAAATATGCCGATCCCGAAAACCACGACCTGAAGCAGGCGCTCGCCCGCCATCTCGGCACCTCTCCCGCCAATATCGCCATCGGAGAGGGTATCGACGGCCTCCTCGGGCAGATCGTGCGGCTCGTCGTGGAAGCCGGCGCGCCGGTGGTGACTTCTCTCGGAGGCTATCCGACCTTCAACTATCATGTCGCGGGCCATGGCGGGCGGCTGGTCACGGTACCCTATGCCGACGACCGGGAAGATCTCGAAGGACTGCTCGCCGCCGTGGGCCGTGAGAATGCACCGCTCGTCTATCTGGCCAATCCCGACAATCCGATGGGAAGCTGGTGGCCCGCCGAGCGCGTCGTCGCCTTCGCGCAGGCCCTGCCGGAAACGACGCTCCTCGTACTCGACGAAGCCTATTGCGAAACGGCGCCGCGGGATGCGCTCCCGCCGATCGAAAGCCTTATCGACAAACCCAACGTCATTCGCGCGCGCACCTTTTCGAAGGCCTACGGCCTCGCAGGCGCGCGCATCGGCTATACGCTGTCGACGCCGGGGACCGCCCAGGCCTTCGACAAGATCCGCAATCATTTCGGTATGAGCCGCATCGGCGTGGCAGCAGCAATCGCCGCTTTGGCCGATCAGGACTATTTGAAGGAAGTCACGCTCAAAATCGCGAACTCACGGCAAAGGATCGGCCGCATAGCTGCCGATAGCGGACTCGCCCCCCTGCCCTCAGCCACGAATTTCGTGGCTGTCGATTGTGGAAAGGATGCAAGCTATGCACGGGCGATCGTCGATCGGCTGATGAGCGATCACGGGATCTTCATCCGCATGCCCGGCGTCGCGCCGCTCAACCGCTGCATCCGTATCAGCACCGCGCCCGATGCGGAAATGGATCTTCTTGCGGCCGCGCTTCCGGAGGTGATCAGGAGTTTGGCCGCCACCTGAACCGGCGGCAACCGCCACGCATCAGTGCATCGTCATCCATTCGCGTGCTGCGCGCAGCGCAGCGGCGAGATCCGACTTGCTCATCGTCGCCGCAAGGTCGGCCCGCAGGTCGGCCGCGCGGTCCGAGCCCCTGATCGCGGCGATGTTCAGCCACTTGTGCGCGGCTACCAGATCGACGGGCCTGCCGCGGCCCGTCGCATAGGCGAGGCCCATCTCGCACAGAACGTCGGCACGGTTGCCGCCGCCGATGGCGTCATCCGAAACGATCTCAATGTTAAAGAGTGCCATTTTTCTTGTCCCTGTCTTTTCTTCGTTAGAGCGAGCGGCCCGCCCGTCTGGGGCGAGCCCTGCTTCAGCTAGTATCCTGGTCCCTGTTTCATCGAGCCTCTTGGCGGGCTTTCCGGGAAATCGCCCCGTCTTCTGCGGTGTCGCTTTCCGGTTGGTCGGCGGCTTGTTTCGCCGCTCGTCTTATGGATGTGAATATGCCCGACCGCCTTCAATGGCCGCTTAAAATCCATGCTTAATTTGACGCAAACAAAGTCCAAACGCTTGGTAAACTTGGGTTTTCGTTAAGCATTGCAGGCCCTGCAAAGGCACGCATTCGCCTCGAATTTTACGAAAATTTCACGTCCGGATTTCAACTAAACGCTAACCATGAGAACAGCTGCTCTTTTCAAGGACGGTGCCGCCGCGCGCAACATGCCCTGCAAGGCAACGCGCGGATATTTACCTTTACGTACGCGTAATATACTGTCTGCGCCGGAGTGATCTTCGTTCGCCCGTTAACCCGTGCGGCGCTGCAGGAGATCGCGCTCCACAGGGAACCAGCACGCGGCAGGACCGAAGGGCCTGCCGACTTCGGAGGAGATCGCATGATTCGCACATTGCTCGTCGCAGCAGCGCTTGGCTTTGCCGCAGCCGCCCCGGTCCACGCCGCCGAACCGATCCTCGGCAAGTGGAAGACGGCGAGCGGCTCCACCGCGGAAATCGCCCCCTGCGGCGCGGCCTTCTGCGTCACGCTGAAGACGGGCAAGC
It encodes:
- a CDS encoding type II toxin-antitoxin system RelE/ParE family toxin, which encodes MIVGFRDDWLRTFFVDDVRSRNIPYDLEARLFRKLQMIDDAATDQDLRVPPSNHFEKLRGNLAGLHSIRVNQQWRLIFRWDGTRGEADGIYLDDHSYR
- a CDS encoding pyridoxal phosphate-dependent aminotransferase — protein: MSAFSRFTPLIQSLPASVPFVGPEALERQHGRKIAARIGANESGFGPAPSVLLAIRQAAGDTWKYADPENHDLKQALARHLGTSPANIAIGEGIDGLLGQIVRLVVEAGAPVVTSLGGYPTFNYHVAGHGGRLVTVPYADDREDLEGLLAAVGRENAPLVYLANPDNPMGSWWPAERVVAFAQALPETTLLVLDEAYCETAPRDALPPIESLIDKPNVIRARTFSKAYGLAGARIGYTLSTPGTAQAFDKIRNHFGMSRIGVAAAIAALADQDYLKEVTLKIANSRQRIGRIAADSGLAPLPSATNFVAVDCGKDASYARAIVDRLMSDHGIFIRMPGVAPLNRCIRISTAPDAEMDLLAAALPEVIRSLAAT
- a CDS encoding HigA family addiction module antitoxin, translating into MLTTKRKPATVGEILTEEFMRPMGLTQGALAEAMGVQRKHVNELCGNRRNVTAATALILARVFGNSPDFWLNVQRRNDLWLVMNTPKERERIERARPLENAA
- a CDS encoding sel1 repeat family protein, which produces MALFNIEIVSDDAIGGGNRADVLCEMGLAYATGRGRPVDLVAAHKWLNIAAIRGSDRAADLRADLAATMSKSDLAAALRAAREWMTMH